In Labrus bergylta chromosome 6, fLabBer1.1, whole genome shotgun sequence, the following proteins share a genomic window:
- the fam102bb gene encoding protein FAM102B isoform X1, with amino-acid sequence MDLMMMKKKKFKFKVDFELDELSSVPFVNGVLFCKVRLLDGGFSEESSREPVQANCVRWRKRFSFPCKMSANAGTGVLDPCVCRVSVRKELKGGKAYAKLGFADLNLAEFAGSGNTTRRCLLEGYDTKNTRQDNSILKVIISTQLMSGDPCFKTPPSTATVIGIQGDVESVLEERRRGDSQKGCSAESREGKCPVVSEDLGGCGHSRTSSYASQQSKLSGYSTGHSRSSSMSEFSHRRNHSVGSASTGIGSIPEPSEDRDRESRPCPALPEHPVPTATTSNPVGTPVQSASSCERLNRYPVKQDSMESQMKRMDDTRVDADDVVEKILQSQDFTPSLLDSSAEEEGLRLFVGPGGSTALGSHHLHSRVGAGAYEQVVIKR; translated from the exons ATGGatttaatgatgatgaagaagaagaagttcaaGTTTAAGGTGGACTTTGAGCTGGACGAGCTCTCGTCGGTCCCCTTTGTGAACGGTGTCCTCTTCTGTAAAGTCAGACTACTCGACGGCGGCTTCTCCGAGGAGTCCTCTCG ggagccagtgcaggCCAACTGTGTCCGATGGAGGAAACGGTTCTCGTTCCCCTGCAAGATGAGCGCCAACGCCGGGACAGGTGTACTGGACCcttgtgtgtgtcgtgtgtctGTCAGAAAG GAGCTGAAAGGTGGGAAGGCATATGCAAAG CTCGGTTTTGCAGATCTGAATTTAGCAGAGTTTGCCGGCTCAGGGAATACAACCCGCAGATGTCTGCTGGAAGGCTACGATACCAAAAATACCCGCCAGGATAACTCCATTCTCAAG GTTATCATCAGTACGCAGCTTATGTCAGGGGATCCCTGTTTTAAAAC GCCGCCCTCCACAGCCACAGTCATCGGGATCCAGGGGGATGTAGAGAGTGtgctggaggagaggaggagaggggactCGCAGAAAGGCTGTTCTG CAGAGAGTCGAGAAGGGAAGTGTCCTGTTGTTTCTGAGGATCTTGGCGGCTGCGGCCATTCCCGAACATCCAGCTATGCCAGCCAACAGTCCAAACTTTCAG GATACAGCACAGGTCACTCCCGCTCCTCCAGCATGTCAGAGTTCAGCCATCGGAGAAACCACTCAGTAGGGAGCGCCTCAACAGGCATTGGTAGCATCCCAGAGCCCAGTGAAGACCGGGACAGAGAGTCAAGACCCTGCCCTGCTCTACCGGAACACCCAGTCCCTACAGCCACTACTAGCAACCCAGTGGGTACACCAGTACAGAGTGCCTCATCCTGTGAACGACTCAACAG ATACCCAGTGAAGCAGGACTCCATGGAGTCACAGATGAAGAGAATGGACGACACGCGAGTGGATGCAGACGATGTTGTGGAAAAAATTCTTCAGAGTCAAGACTTTACACCAAGCCTACTGGACTCCAGTGCTGAAG AGGAGGGCCTGCGTCTGTTTGTTGGCCCTGGTGGAAGCACAGCCCTAGGAAGCCATCACCTTCATTCCAG GGTTGGAGCTGGAGCATACGAGCAGGTGGTGATAAAGCGTTAG
- the fam102bb gene encoding protein FAM102B isoform X2 gives MDLMMMKKKKFKFKVDFELDELSSVPFVNGVLFCKVRLLDGGFSEESSREPVQANCVRWRKRFSFPCKMSANAGTGVLDPCVCRVSVRKELKGGKAYAKLGFADLNLAEFAGSGNTTRRCLLEGYDTKNTRQDNSILKVIISTQLMSGDPCFKTPPSTATVIGIQGDVESVLEERRRGDSQKGCSESREGKCPVVSEDLGGCGHSRTSSYASQQSKLSGYSTGHSRSSSMSEFSHRRNHSVGSASTGIGSIPEPSEDRDRESRPCPALPEHPVPTATTSNPVGTPVQSASSCERLNRYPVKQDSMESQMKRMDDTRVDADDVVEKILQSQDFTPSLLDSSAEEEGLRLFVGPGGSTALGSHHLHSRVGAGAYEQVVIKR, from the exons ATGGatttaatgatgatgaagaagaagaagttcaaGTTTAAGGTGGACTTTGAGCTGGACGAGCTCTCGTCGGTCCCCTTTGTGAACGGTGTCCTCTTCTGTAAAGTCAGACTACTCGACGGCGGCTTCTCCGAGGAGTCCTCTCG ggagccagtgcaggCCAACTGTGTCCGATGGAGGAAACGGTTCTCGTTCCCCTGCAAGATGAGCGCCAACGCCGGGACAGGTGTACTGGACCcttgtgtgtgtcgtgtgtctGTCAGAAAG GAGCTGAAAGGTGGGAAGGCATATGCAAAG CTCGGTTTTGCAGATCTGAATTTAGCAGAGTTTGCCGGCTCAGGGAATACAACCCGCAGATGTCTGCTGGAAGGCTACGATACCAAAAATACCCGCCAGGATAACTCCATTCTCAAG GTTATCATCAGTACGCAGCTTATGTCAGGGGATCCCTGTTTTAAAAC GCCGCCCTCCACAGCCACAGTCATCGGGATCCAGGGGGATGTAGAGAGTGtgctggaggagaggaggagaggggactCGCAGAAAGGCTGTTCTG AGAGTCGAGAAGGGAAGTGTCCTGTTGTTTCTGAGGATCTTGGCGGCTGCGGCCATTCCCGAACATCCAGCTATGCCAGCCAACAGTCCAAACTTTCAG GATACAGCACAGGTCACTCCCGCTCCTCCAGCATGTCAGAGTTCAGCCATCGGAGAAACCACTCAGTAGGGAGCGCCTCAACAGGCATTGGTAGCATCCCAGAGCCCAGTGAAGACCGGGACAGAGAGTCAAGACCCTGCCCTGCTCTACCGGAACACCCAGTCCCTACAGCCACTACTAGCAACCCAGTGGGTACACCAGTACAGAGTGCCTCATCCTGTGAACGACTCAACAG ATACCCAGTGAAGCAGGACTCCATGGAGTCACAGATGAAGAGAATGGACGACACGCGAGTGGATGCAGACGATGTTGTGGAAAAAATTCTTCAGAGTCAAGACTTTACACCAAGCCTACTGGACTCCAGTGCTGAAG AGGAGGGCCTGCGTCTGTTTGTTGGCCCTGGTGGAAGCACAGCCCTAGGAAGCCATCACCTTCATTCCAG GGTTGGAGCTGGAGCATACGAGCAGGTGGTGATAAAGCGTTAG